In one Dreissena polymorpha isolate Duluth1 chromosome 7, UMN_Dpol_1.0, whole genome shotgun sequence genomic region, the following are encoded:
- the LOC127838728 gene encoding transcription intermediary factor 1-beta-like codes for METSVVQVHNRSDLVRDYVCGACESKNIQEIADYFCASCTKFFCGKCVYFHDQLYANHPKYGREETYKWPLTKTMEDLLLKCDVHKDNKLTMFCQDHGQLCCTDCAFLKHRHCANVTAICDSVKKMAVDMQQLSNSIQTSLDELNTFKSTHEASIQSVEESYSERLKEIQDLRKKLNAALDALENTTMKELDEIRVTLQTALKKDVDNCNRLKDELKQLSEAVNVLFDKSKTEIEFIASRKCLDKIEECKTYLKENPVKLQRSLIFQASIDIEQYLTQQASLRRIVVSMQSLTVKMNPDWILTVKRNVYLMSISSDPRQTCRITGICCLPSGQFVVTDECNRKVMLLD; via the exons ATGGAAACCTCTGTAGTTCAAGTTCATAACCGTTCAGATTTAGTCAGAGATTATGTTTGCGGCGCCTGCGAAAGTAAAAATATTCAAGAAATTGCTGATTATTTTTGTGCATCGTGCACAAAGTTTTTCTGcggaaaatgtgtttatttccaTGATCAATTATATGCAAACCATCCCAAATATGGAAGAGAGGAAACATATAAATGGCCTCTTACAAAGACAATGGAGGATTTACTACTAAAATGTGATGTCCACAAAGACAACAAACTGACAATGTTTTGCCAGGACCATGGTCAGCTGTGTTGCACTGATTGTGCTTTTCTAAAACACAG GCATTGTGCCAATGTGACTGCAATTTGTGATTCAGTAAAAAAGATGGCAGTGGATATGCAACAGTTGTCAAACAGTATTCAAACTAGTCTTGATGAACTCAATACGTTTAAGAGTACACATGAGGCCAGCATTCAGTCTGTGGAGGAATCATATAGTGAAAGACTGAAAGAAATCCAAGACCTGCGAAAGAAATTGAATGCTGCTTTGGATGCACTAGAAAATACAACCATGAAAGAACTGGATGAAATTAGGGTCACATTGCAAACTGCTCTTAAAAAAGATGTTGACAACTGCAACAGACTGAAGGATGAACTTAAACAGCTCAGTGAAGCTGTTAATGTCCTTTTTGACAAGAGCAAGACAGAAATTGAGTTTATAGCCAGCAGAAAATGTCTGGACAAAATAGAAGAGTGCAAGACATATCTGAAGGAGAACCCTGTGAAGTTGCAGAGGTCACTGATATTCCAGGCAAGCATTGACATTGAGCAGTACCTGACTCAACAGGCAAGTCTAAGGAGGATTGTAGTCAGTATGCAGTCTCTCACAGTCAAGATGAATCCAGACTGGATCTTGACTGTGAAGAGAAATGTGTATTTGATGAGCATATCAAGTGACCCACGTCAGACTTGCCGCATCACTGGCATTTGCTGTCTTCCTAGTGGCCAATTCGTCGTTACGGATGAATGTAATCGCAAAGTGATGCTGTTGGATTAG